One Abyssisolibacter fermentans genomic window, GCAAAAACATTACATATAAAAATGTAAGGATGATAAGTATAAATAATATATTTTTCAGGTTAAACATTAATTATAGGACGCTTGCTATGACAGCTATTTTAGCAGCTTCAACAGTTACTGCTTTTAGTGTAAGTTTGTCTTTCAAACAGTTTGCAAATGATAATGTAATTATGGAAGCACCTTATAGTTTAAGCTATATAAGTGATGATATAAATATAAGAAATAAAGTTATAGATACTATTAAAAAGTCAAAACATGAATTGGAAGGTGTAAATGATATAAAATTTTGTATTAGTGATGTAGAGTATATAAATAAGGATAAAAAAGTTGATTATAATAACCAAGCTATAATAACAAGTTATTCACAAATAGAAAAGACTTTGACATTTTTAAGTTATAAAAATAATGAAAAAATACTAGAAAAGATTAAACCTAAAAAAGATGAGGTAACATTTATTTTAAACGCAAAAACAATAACATCTCCTATATTTGTAAGAGGTGAAATGGTAAAGGTAAATAATAAAAGCTTTACAATAAGAGAAGATATAAAAGTGCCATTCATAGGTAGTGCTACTTCACTTGCTGGGACAAACATCTATGTCTTAGATGACAGTCAGTATAAAGAATTAAAAAAAGATTTAAAAGAAATAAATTTTAATGGAGTCAAGATAACAGATAAAGATGATAGTGAGGAGTTAATTAAAGATATAATTAACATAGTGCCCGATGGAAGTAAAAATGTAAACACACGAGTAAAAGAATATGTATGGGAATATTATGCATTAGGTATATTTTTTTTCTTAGGGTTAATTATGTCTATAGTATTTGTACTTGCAACTTTTAGTACTTTATATTTTAAAATTATGGGTAATGCTCTTATGGACAGAAATCAATATACAATGCTAAAAAATATAGGTATGAGTAAAAAGGAAGTAGCTAAATCTGTTAATTTACAGATAAGTATAGAATTTATTTTACCTGTTATTGTAGGTATATTTCACAGCATAGCTGCAATGAATATGTTAGAGGAAATTATGAATGTTACTTTTACATTACAACTGATGTGGGGTATAGGTTTGTTTTTAATTGTTATTGTTATATTTTATTTAGGTTTAAGTAAGAATTATACAAAATTAGTTTATGGAGAATAGTCAAATCTGCTATAAAAAACAATCTAGCATACTATATATTAAACATATTTACAAATATATAATATATGCGATAATAAAAGTGGGTGATTGTTATGAAAAAAATACTTGTTGTTGAAGATGATACTGCATTAAATAATGGAATAGTATTGTCTTTAAGTCAAAATGACTTTGAATTTAGTAAAGCATATACAATAAAACAAGCAAAAGATTATATAAATAAAATAGATTTTGATTTGATTATTTTAGACATCAATCTGCCTGATGGCAGTGGTTTAGATTTGTGCAAACAAATTCGCCAGACCTTGAGTGTACCGATTATTTTTCTTACAGCAAATGATATGGAAATTGATGTTGTAACTGGATTTGAACTTGGTGGAGATGATTATATTACAAAACCGTTTAGCTTAAGTATTCTAAGAGCAAGAGTAAAATCACTTCTTCGAAGGACAGAACAGCTAGTTAAATCAAAAAAATATGAATATGAAAATTTTATATTCGATTTTGATAATATGAGTTTTCATAAAGGTACAGAGGAAATAATATTGAGTAAAACAGAGCAGAAACTGTTAAAAATTTTAGTGGAAAATAAAAACAACGTATTAACTCGTGCAATACTTGTGGATAAGATTTGGACTGATGGAGCAGAATATGTTGATGAAAATGCTCTTTCTGTGACAATAAGAAGACTGAGAAATAAATTAGAGGATAGTCCAAATAAACCAAAGTATATCAAAACGGTATATGGAGTAGGGTATTCGTGGATAGAAAAACCTTTAGAAAAGGACTTAGTATAAAATGAAAAAAGATAAATTATCATTTGCTTTGGTTTACGTAAAATTTGGAATTGTTTATATTTTAGGCACATTAGTTTTTGTTTACTGCTCAGAAGACATCTTTTTATCAATTATATTTTCTATCTTTGTAAGTGGATTAGTTTTAATGTTTGTGCTGGCAGTAAGAAAGAGAATAAGGGCTGTTATAAAAAGAATGGATGATATGGTTGATAGTGCAATCAATAATGAAGAGTTTGAAGTGTCTTTTAATGATAGAAACATATCAGCTCTTGAAAATAGACTAAGCAGGTTTATAAGTATTTCAAAAACTGTTTCAAAAGAAAGAGAAAAGGAAAAAAACAAGATAAAGAGTTTAATATCAGATATATCTCATCAAACCAAAACAGCTATGGCAAATCTACTATTGTATTCACAGCTTTTACAGGAGCAGTCATTATCTATAGAGACTAAACAATTAGTAAATGAGATATCAGCTTCATCGGAAAAACTTAATTTTTTAATACAAGCTCTTGTAAAAATGTCTCGTTTAGAGACAGGGGTTATTAATACAAGTGTGGGTCTATCATCAGTTTATGAATTACTCCAAAATGAAGTATCAGAAATAAAAAACAAAGCTGGTAGCAAAAACATAACTATTGATTTGACCTGCTATAATAGTATAAAGGCAGTGTTTGACAATAAATGGACAGGTGAAGCTATATACAATATATTAGATAATGCAGTAAAATATACTGAAGATGGTGGAGAAATTAAAGTATCAGCAGTACAATATGAGATATTTACACGCATAGATATAAGTGATAACGGTATAGGTATAGAAGATCAAGAAATAAACAATATATTCAAACGCTTTTACCGCTGTAATAATGTAAGTGAATGTAAAGGAGTTGGAATAGGATTATATCTTGCAAGAAAGATTATTTCAATGCAAGGAGGATATATTAAAGTTAAATCAAAACCCAAAATGGGATCAACATTTTCTGTGTTTTTACCAAATAAAATTTAGGGACAAATCTTTTTTTATTAATTTGTTAATTGAGTTTACTATTTTTCTTAATTCTTTCATTACTGTTAGATTTCAGAAAGATTGTGGAAAGAATTAAATGTTATAGTTTATACATACATTGAGATGTGTGTATAAACTATTTTTGTGGAGGAAATTAAAATGACAATATTGAAAACAAATAATCTAAAAAAATACTATAGCAAAGAACCTAATATTGTGAAAGCGCTAGATGATGTTTCATTAGAAGTGAAAAACGGGGAATTTGTAGCGATTGTAGGAACATCAGGAAGTGGTAAATCAACTTTACTGCATATGCTTGGAGGACTTGATAGACCAAATTCAGGTAATGTAATAGTTGATGGGAATGATATTTTTTCATTAGAAGATGATGAACTTACAATTTTCAGACGAAGAAAAATAGGTTTTATATTTCAAAATTATAATCTAGTACCAATGCTAAATGTTTATGAGAACATAGTACTGCCAATTGAGCTTGATGGAAATAGAATAGATCAAGAATATGTTGACCAAGTTATTGATACTTTAAAATTATCAGAGAAGCTCAATAACTTACCTAATAATCTTTCAGGAGGACAGCAGCAACGTGTAGCAATAGCAAGAGCATTAGCAGCAAAACCTGCGATAGTTTTGGCTGATGAACCAACCGGTAATCTTGACAGTAAAACAAGTCAAGATGTTATAGGTCTTTTAAAGACAACAAGTAAAAAATTCAACCAAACAATAGTTATGATAACGCATAACGAAGAAATAGCACAGCTTGCAGATAGAATAGTGCGAATAGAAGATGGAATAATTGTAAGTAAGGTGGTTGAATAAAATGCTTGAAATTGATAACAAAAAAATCATGAACAGGCTGTCAAAAAGAAGCCTTAAAAACAATAAAATGAGAAATATTTTTGTAATCATTGCAATTGTACTTACAACTACTTTGATGACAACTGTTTTCACGTGTGGAGTAAGCTTCTATAAAACATACGATTTTCACGCAAGAATGGGAAAAGGTGTTGATAGTGATGGTGATATCAATGGTGGTTTTGATCAATACGAAAAAGTCAAAGAACATGATGAAGTTAAGAAAGCAGGGATTCTATGTGATTTAGCTACTTCTTATATTCGTTCAAAAGAAGTTACAGGGAATAGAATTTATTTAAAATATGCTGATAGTTCACTTTTTGAAATGAACTATGTAAAACCTATAGAAGGAGATTATCCAAAAACAAGTGAAGATATATTAGTTCCAACGTTCTTTTTAGACTTGTTTTCTATGCCTTATGAAGTAAATCAAAAAGTGTCTTTGAATGTACCAATAACTGAAGATGGTAAAGAAATTATTAAACCTATAACATTTAATATATGTGGATATTATAAAGCAGTAATACCTCCTACATCAAATTATGGTGAAATATTCACAGATTTCAGTTTTATAGACAAGTACAATCCTCAGCTTCCAAAAGGTTTAAATGAAATTAATATACAAACAAAATCACTCAATAGTTTTTCTTCATCATTTGAAGCAATGGAAATTTTGGACAAAATCTCAAAAGATGTGGGAGGAACAGGTATTTCTATATCTCCTGATTTTTACAATGCATCAAAACTTAGCGATTCGATAACTATGCTTGTGCCTATTTTGGTTTTAGCGCTTTTGGTAGCTCTATGTGGATATTTTTTAATTTATAATATTTTTGACATTTCCGTAATAAACGATATTCAATTTTATGGACTTTTGAAAACAATAGGTACAACTAAAAAACAAATAAAAAAATTAATTAGAAAACAAGTGATAATTTTATCAATAACTTCTATTCCTATTGGTTTAATCATAGGTTATTTAATTGGGATTAAGTTTGCTCCTATGGTAATTTCAATGACGACTTATAAAGATTTTATGAAGCTATCAAAAAGCCCGTATATATTTATAATATCTTCTATATTTGTATTTTTAACTATATTAATAAGTTGTAGAAAGCCTATGAGGATGGCTTCGCAAATTTCACCTGTTGAAGCTGTGAAATATGCAGGAGATATAAGTAAAAAGAAAGTAAAAATAAACAAACGAACAAAGAAAAACAATATTTATAGAATGGGTTTTGCAAATGTTCTTAGAAACAAAAAGAAAACCCTAGTAACAGTAATTTCTATTTCTTTGTCATCAATTATTTTTATAGTAGTTTGTAATGTTACAATAGGTTATGATGAATACAAAATATCTGATAGATATAGTCAATCAGATATCTCAATATATCACCATACAGCAAAGTGGCATCAAGAAGTTCCTTATAAACCTATAGATTATAAATTATATGAAGACATACAAAAACTAGATATTGTCAATAAAGCTGATATCTATTATATGGGTAGAACTTATCCTGATTATAAGAATAGAGGCGATATAAGAACAGATTATTTTTCAAAAAGTGAACTTAAAAATAAAGGATTATTGAAAGAAGAAATAAACAGTATAATGAAAGCTCGTAACGGGTATTATTGTGATTTATTGAATGAGAAAGGAAATGTAGCAGTATCTACTTTGGGAGTTCCAGCAGAAAAAATTGAAACAGAAATTAAAAATTGTGAAATACTAAGTGGTAATGTTGATAAAGAAAAATTCAAAACAGGTAATTATATTATATTTCAGTCACCAAATGATTTTTATCACGAATCAGATGTAGGCGGTAATATAATAAAAGCAGGAGATAAATTAGATTTATCGTTTTATGATTATGCAAGAGATATTTATATTGATAAAGAATTCACTGTTATGGCAGTAATAGAATCTCAGGATATGTTTGGTCAATATAATATCATGAATAAAGATAGTATAATTTTATCAAACAAAGCATTTCAAGAAATATATTCAAACTACAAAGAGCAAATTTTAACTATAGAAATATATACGAAAGAACATCTATCGAAGCAGGATGTTGACAAAATTGAAAGACTTATTAGGAGTACAGGTAATTTTCAAATTGAAATGGAATCAAAATATGAATGGCTACAGAATTTTATTGAAGAAAAACGTGCAATAAGCATTATGGGGTACAGCTTGTCATTTATCATTGGTTTTATTGGCATACTTAATATGATAAATACTTTAATTACAAGTATCTTAATGAGAAGACGTGAGCTGGCATCTTTACAGAGTATCGGTATGACAAAAAAACAGCTCAAAAGAATGTTTTTAGCAGAGGGAGGAAGCTTATCACTATTATCACTTGTCACAATATTGCCTGTGAGTTTGTATTTATCTATAATGACCGCAAATTCTTTGATGTTTTCGGGATTTAATTTATTGATATATTTAATCTCACTAATAGGTATTTGTTTGTTGTTATTTATTTTATCGATAACTGTAGCAAGTATAATGATAAAAAATATTACAAAAGAAAGCATAGTTGAAAGATTGAGAATTACTGAGTAGATATAACTAACTAAATAAATATTCAAAACAGATACTATTTACACTAGTATCTGTTTTTTTAGACAATCATAAGGGACGGTTCATTTTGACCAAAGATTCATTTTAATATAAATACAATTTTAAAAATTAAAACATACTTAATTAAAAGTCTATCAGAATTCAAAATACTATTATTAAAGTAACATAATTAATAAATAATACATAAT contains:
- a CDS encoding FtsX-like permease family protein; protein product: MNSFKLAYKLLKNNMKIYGLYLTVLIVTVVTYYNFASIGYNDIFVELTKRLQSAKVASYTCGFVLILVVIFFMWHANSFFLKQRQKETGLYMLMGISSSKIGKVFAIESIFLGSLALGIGLPVGILFSKLFFMLLSKAMYVKVQIPLTISLKAVVQLMIVFITVFIVLSIKNYRVVKKSQLIDMLNAAKMKSPTHQLSYTKGFLGVLLIIGGYILGSKIRQEELDLLLTSMSTLILVCIGTYLFFGSFLSIVLNKIIKCKNITYKNVRMISINNIFFRLNINYRTLAMTAILAASTVTAFSVSLSFKQFANDNVIMEAPYSLSYISDDINIRNKVIDTIKKSKHELEGVNDIKFCISDVEYINKDKKVDYNNQAIITSYSQIEKTLTFLSYKNNEKILEKIKPKKDEVTFILNAKTITSPIFVRGEMVKVNNKSFTIREDIKVPFIGSATSLAGTNIYVLDDSQYKELKKDLKEINFNGVKITDKDDSEELIKDIINIVPDGSKNVNTRVKEYVWEYYALGIFFFLGLIMSIVFVLATFSTLYFKIMGNALMDRNQYTMLKNIGMSKKEVAKSVNLQISIEFILPVIVGIFHSIAAMNMLEEIMNVTFTLQLMWGIGLFLIVIVIFYLGLSKNYTKLVYGE
- a CDS encoding response regulator transcription factor produces the protein MKKILVVEDDTALNNGIVLSLSQNDFEFSKAYTIKQAKDYINKIDFDLIILDINLPDGSGLDLCKQIRQTLSVPIIFLTANDMEIDVVTGFELGGDDYITKPFSLSILRARVKSLLRRTEQLVKSKKYEYENFIFDFDNMSFHKGTEEIILSKTEQKLLKILVENKNNVLTRAILVDKIWTDGAEYVDENALSVTIRRLRNKLEDSPNKPKYIKTVYGVGYSWIEKPLEKDLV
- a CDS encoding ABC transporter ATP-binding protein, producing the protein MTILKTNNLKKYYSKEPNIVKALDDVSLEVKNGEFVAIVGTSGSGKSTLLHMLGGLDRPNSGNVIVDGNDIFSLEDDELTIFRRRKIGFIFQNYNLVPMLNVYENIVLPIELDGNRIDQEYVDQVIDTLKLSEKLNNLPNNLSGGQQQRVAIARALAAKPAIVLADEPTGNLDSKTSQDVIGLLKTTSKKFNQTIVMITHNEEIAQLADRIVRIEDGIIVSKVVE
- a CDS encoding sensor histidine kinase, with translation MKKDKLSFALVYVKFGIVYILGTLVFVYCSEDIFLSIIFSIFVSGLVLMFVLAVRKRIRAVIKRMDDMVDSAINNEEFEVSFNDRNISALENRLSRFISISKTVSKEREKEKNKIKSLISDISHQTKTAMANLLLYSQLLQEQSLSIETKQLVNEISASSEKLNFLIQALVKMSRLETGVINTSVGLSSVYELLQNEVSEIKNKAGSKNITIDLTCYNSIKAVFDNKWTGEAIYNILDNAVKYTEDGGEIKVSAVQYEIFTRIDISDNGIGIEDQEINNIFKRFYRCNNVSECKGVGIGLYLARKIISMQGGYIKVKSKPKMGSTFSVFLPNKI
- a CDS encoding ABC transporter permease, with protein sequence MLEIDNKKIMNRLSKRSLKNNKMRNIFVIIAIVLTTTLMTTVFTCGVSFYKTYDFHARMGKGVDSDGDINGGFDQYEKVKEHDEVKKAGILCDLATSYIRSKEVTGNRIYLKYADSSLFEMNYVKPIEGDYPKTSEDILVPTFFLDLFSMPYEVNQKVSLNVPITEDGKEIIKPITFNICGYYKAVIPPTSNYGEIFTDFSFIDKYNPQLPKGLNEINIQTKSLNSFSSSFEAMEILDKISKDVGGTGISISPDFYNASKLSDSITMLVPILVLALLVALCGYFLIYNIFDISVINDIQFYGLLKTIGTTKKQIKKLIRKQVIILSITSIPIGLIIGYLIGIKFAPMVISMTTYKDFMKLSKSPYIFIISSIFVFLTILISCRKPMRMASQISPVEAVKYAGDISKKKVKINKRTKKNNIYRMGFANVLRNKKKTLVTVISISLSSIIFIVVCNVTIGYDEYKISDRYSQSDISIYHHTAKWHQEVPYKPIDYKLYEDIQKLDIVNKADIYYMGRTYPDYKNRGDIRTDYFSKSELKNKGLLKEEINSIMKARNGYYCDLLNEKGNVAVSTLGVPAEKIETEIKNCEILSGNVDKEKFKTGNYIIFQSPNDFYHESDVGGNIIKAGDKLDLSFYDYARDIYIDKEFTVMAVIESQDMFGQYNIMNKDSIILSNKAFQEIYSNYKEQILTIEIYTKEHLSKQDVDKIERLIRSTGNFQIEMESKYEWLQNFIEEKRAISIMGYSLSFIIGFIGILNMINTLITSILMRRRELASLQSIGMTKKQLKRMFLAEGGSLSLLSLVTILPVSLYLSIMTANSLMFSGFNLLIYLISLIGICLLLFILSITVASIMIKNITKESIVERLRITE